One Chryseobacterium indoltheticum DNA segment encodes these proteins:
- a CDS encoding formyltransferase family protein translates to MTASKIAVLCNNRMAIPALQALASQGRLCALGVPEANTDVIDFCLMLSKQSGIPLLIIKKENLSAQLEELITKTNAQFIFTMTFPWKIPAEVLNKHQGKFYNFHYGLLPEMRGADPVFESIRSGAKETGITVHAIENKIDKGAIILKKILPLSINMTHGVLCTNLSWLGANLLSELLILLKNDSKGIKQDEVNAKYFAKPAAADVCISWQKHDAKTIEALSRACNPWNKGAYTQWNGWNIRVVEATVINETSHQSEIPGTILSLDENNGLIVKCNNETQLRLDIIYTDEGFMSGHKLFAFGMKKGSRFVNL, encoded by the coding sequence ATGACAGCATCCAAAATAGCAGTTTTATGCAACAATCGCATGGCTATTCCGGCTTTGCAGGCTTTAGCTTCGCAAGGTCGACTTTGTGCTTTAGGAGTACCTGAAGCAAATACAGATGTCATCGATTTTTGTTTAATGCTTTCAAAACAATCCGGAATTCCATTATTAATAATTAAAAAAGAAAATCTTTCTGCTCAGCTAGAAGAATTGATCACTAAAACAAATGCTCAATTTATTTTCACCATGACGTTTCCCTGGAAGATACCTGCAGAAGTTTTAAATAAACATCAGGGTAAATTCTACAATTTTCACTACGGATTATTGCCTGAAATGAGAGGCGCAGATCCTGTTTTTGAATCTATAAGAAGTGGTGCAAAAGAAACTGGGATTACCGTTCATGCCATTGAAAATAAAATTGATAAGGGTGCAATTATTTTGAAAAAAATTTTACCTCTTTCAATAAATATGACTCACGGTGTGCTTTGTACCAACTTGTCATGGCTGGGAGCAAATTTATTAAGTGAACTTTTAATCTTGTTGAAAAATGATTCTAAAGGCATAAAACAAGACGAAGTTAATGCTAAATATTTCGCAAAACCTGCAGCTGCAGATGTTTGTATTTCTTGGCAAAAGCATGATGCTAAAACCATCGAGGCTCTATCGAGAGCGTGTAATCCGTGGAATAAAGGAGCATATACACAATGGAATGGCTGGAATATAAGAGTGGTGGAAGCTACAGTAATTAATGAAACTTCACATCAGTCTGAGATTCCCGGAACTATTCTGTCGTTAGACGAAAATAATGGACTCATTGTGAAATGTAATAATGAAACTCAACTTAGATTAGATATCATCTACACAGATGAAGGATTTATGAGCGGTCACAAATTGTTTGCTTTTGGTATGAAAAAAGGCAGCCGGTTTGTGAATCTTTAA
- a CDS encoding ABC transporter substrate-binding protein: MKIALLLPRSVIYPSMSFDMMDGFKHALKNIGLEGHHEIISAGIGVAAKHEEIYERCEQFLLEGADIIIGYINPISAEFIHPLFESSGKTLLVLDSGYHFPAFQGKLSNAYFISLQGGLCTRVITHKAIEDGHRNFAFTCSFYDAGYRPSYIYPAAVEEKGGTIGFNHVTSLRREDFTLAPLTEYLEQQKETAVLATFCGDMADDFFRAGNNLVNNHSVYGTGFTSDEAWLSKMPYPGSEWSSSVAWSKTLKTPENETFVSIMNNIKEGKANLFSLLGWEAALFIAFENENFDGITINSPRGKVYMNPENRFTEASVYYATVSKDENTGNSLLKDVEVASVTESERESLNNNIKYIQSIEANSWLNAYACLES, translated from the coding sequence ATGAAAATAGCTTTACTTTTACCACGATCTGTTATTTATCCTTCAATGTCTTTTGATATGATGGATGGCTTTAAGCATGCGTTAAAAAATATTGGCTTGGAAGGTCATCACGAAATCATTTCAGCGGGAATAGGTGTTGCCGCAAAACATGAAGAGATCTATGAACGTTGCGAGCAATTTCTTTTGGAAGGTGCGGATATTATCATTGGATATATTAATCCTATTTCAGCAGAGTTTATTCACCCGCTTTTCGAATCTTCAGGGAAAACGTTGCTTGTTTTAGACAGCGGATATCATTTTCCTGCTTTTCAGGGGAAACTTTCTAATGCATATTTTATTTCTCTTCAGGGAGGTTTGTGTACAAGGGTTATTACTCATAAAGCAATTGAAGATGGGCATAGAAATTTTGCATTTACGTGCTCTTTTTACGATGCGGGCTATCGTCCATCTTATATCTATCCAGCTGCTGTTGAAGAGAAAGGTGGTACCATAGGCTTTAATCATGTTACGTCTTTACGCCGTGAAGATTTCACTCTGGCTCCACTTACCGAATATCTTGAGCAGCAAAAAGAAACTGCAGTTCTTGCAACATTTTGTGGCGATATGGCAGATGATTTTTTCAGAGCCGGGAATAATCTTGTAAATAATCACTCGGTGTACGGAACGGGTTTCACATCCGATGAAGCTTGGCTTTCTAAAATGCCTTATCCTGGAAGCGAATGGAGTTCTTCCGTAGCTTGGTCTAAAACTTTAAAAACGCCTGAAAATGAAACTTTTGTAAGTATAATGAATAATATTAAAGAAGGTAAAGCCAATCTTTTCTCTTTATTGGGATGGGAAGCTGCTCTTTTTATTGCATTTGAAAACGAAAATTTCGATGGAATTACAATCAATTCGCCGCGCGGAAAAGTATATATGAACCCTGAAAATAGATTCACGGAAGCTTCGGTTTATTATGCAACAGTTTCAAAAGATGAAAATACAGGAAACAGCCTTCTGAAAGACGTTGAGGTTGCCTCGGTGACAGAATCTGAACGTGAAAGTTTAAATAATAATATTAAATACATTCAGAGTATTGAAGCTAATTCTTGGCTTAATGCTTATGCGTGTCTAGAATCATAA
- a CDS encoding phage tail protein yields the protein MDGTMSEIRMFAGNFAPKSWAFCQGQTLAINTNQALFALLGTMYGGNGVTTFMLPNFAGRTAMGTGSGAGIDNWTLGEINGTPTVTLLTPNLPMHNHASGTETASIQTFSEGGDTGSPSNATLASLPGLYSSQPADTALRPITTAFSLSVAGGSQPISIQQPFLGMNYIICLYGIFPSRS from the coding sequence ATGGATGGAACAATGTCAGAAATAAGAATGTTTGCGGGAAATTTTGCTCCAAAATCTTGGGCTTTTTGTCAAGGGCAAACATTAGCAATCAATACAAATCAGGCTCTTTTTGCGCTTTTAGGAACCATGTACGGTGGAAATGGAGTTACAACATTTATGTTACCCAATTTTGCGGGTAGAACTGCTATGGGAACAGGAAGTGGAGCAGGAATTGATAACTGGACTCTTGGAGAGATCAATGGTACACCGACGGTGACGTTACTTACTCCCAATCTGCCTATGCACAATCATGCTTCCGGAACAGAAACAGCTTCTATTCAAACGTTTTCTGAAGGAGGTGATACAGGTTCTCCCTCAAATGCCACACTTGCATCATTACCAGGTTTATATTCAAGCCAACCTGCAGATACAGCATTAAGACCAATTACAACGGCATTCAGCTTAAGCGTTGCAGGAGGAAGCCAGCCTATTAGTATTCAGCAGCCGTTTTTAGGAATGAACTACATCATTTGTTTATACGGAATTTTCCCTTCAAGATCATAA
- a CDS encoding phage tail protein: protein MEGYIGEIRLFAGNFAPQGWFFCDGTEYSIANYSTLFSILGTTYGGNGQTTFGVPDLRGRVAVGTGQGAGLQNITLGQVGGTENVTMNTSQMPMHTHNAMATIAFPAFSEGGETGSPSGTILGGLQGAYATQPADTNIAPATASGALSAVGSGNPFEILQPVLAANYIICCEGIYPSRP, encoded by the coding sequence ATGGAAGGTTATATAGGAGAAATTCGATTGTTTGCGGGAAATTTCGCTCCACAAGGATGGTTTTTCTGCGACGGAACAGAATACAGCATAGCAAATTACTCTACACTTTTTTCAATCTTAGGAACTACTTATGGTGGTAATGGGCAAACTACATTTGGTGTACCAGATTTACGTGGTCGTGTTGCTGTAGGAACAGGACAGGGAGCTGGTTTACAAAATATTACATTGGGTCAGGTAGGAGGTACAGAAAATGTAACAATGAACACTTCACAAATGCCGATGCATACCCATAATGCAATGGCTACTATTGCATTTCCTGCTTTTTCAGAAGGAGGAGAAACGGGTTCCCCTTCGGGAACAATTTTAGGAGGACTTCAAGGTGCTTATGCTACTCAACCTGCAGATACAAATATTGCTCCGGCAACAGCTTCAGGGGCTTTATCTGCCGTAGGTAGCGGTAATCCTTTTGAAATTTTACAACCTGTTTTGGCTGCCAATTATATTATTTGCTGCGAAGGAATTTATCCAAGCAGACCATAA
- a CDS encoding phage tail protein → MEGTIGEIRLFAANFAPRDWSYCNGALIAISANTALFSILGTTYGGDGKVTFGLPNLAGRSAVGAGQGPGLSYYALGEMTGTNTTTLTISNLPPHTHTAGGNIVIPAYSEEGDSATPTNNVLASKGSMYTSQASDSSTKATPLNIQVGVTGGSIPINITQPSLGMNYIICMYGVFPSRS, encoded by the coding sequence ATGGAAGGAACAATAGGAGAAATCCGCCTTTTTGCCGCAAACTTTGCACCTAGAGATTGGTCGTATTGTAATGGTGCATTAATTGCAATCAGCGCAAACACCGCTTTATTCTCTATTTTGGGAACCACTTATGGAGGAGATGGAAAAGTCACTTTCGGATTGCCCAATCTTGCAGGAAGATCTGCTGTGGGAGCAGGGCAGGGACCGGGATTGTCTTACTACGCATTAGGTGAGATGACGGGGACAAATACTACAACACTTACAATTTCTAATCTTCCGCCGCATACTCATACTGCGGGAGGAAATATTGTGATTCCGGCATATTCGGAAGAGGGAGATTCTGCAACTCCTACAAATAATGTTTTGGCTTCAAAGGGATCTATGTATACATCTCAGGCAAGTGATTCTAGTACCAAAGCAACTCCTTTGAATATTCAAGTGGGAGTTACTGGCGGAAGCATACCTATTAATATTACTCAGCCTTCATTAGGAATGAATTATATTATTTGCATGTATGGAGTTTTCCCATCTAGAAGTTAA
- a CDS encoding DUF2254 domain-containing protein, producing the protein MKKLLFFWSELKSTFWFVPVIIIVGAIFFAILILSIDGNLALKNEGIKRFFFIGSSASARSVLSTISGAMIGVAGTVFSVTLVALTLASSQFGPRLIRNFMYVRLNQVVLGTYISTYIYCLIVLNTIKDTEDYKFIPSLSILFSILFAVMNIVLLIIFIHRIAISIQADHVISEISVSIGKEVKKLFPETEDDKQEEPIIADLKEETAIYRKEISIPATQYGYVQYVDIDALLQLATESKSLIKLNYRPGSYIVKGIDLGTFYYHEIEEDILEKIQKQFILGSARTSQQDIELSIHQMVEIAVRALSPGVNDPYTAISCIDNLTSTLCYLSTKKFPPSYRFDDEENLRVITNAYDFELVTDVAFNQIRLYSSGNTAVVLKLMDALVLIHKMVKNQKYKDAAKKHARKVLNVGQQCISDKEDLEILTEKSKQILG; encoded by the coding sequence ATGAAAAAACTGCTTTTCTTTTGGAGTGAGTTAAAATCAACCTTTTGGTTTGTTCCGGTGATTATTATCGTTGGAGCCATATTTTTTGCAATTCTTATTTTAAGTATTGACGGAAATTTAGCATTAAAAAACGAAGGCATCAAAAGATTCTTTTTTATAGGAAGTTCAGCTTCAGCGAGGAGCGTACTTTCTACCATATCAGGAGCGATGATTGGGGTTGCGGGTACTGTTTTTTCTGTGACTTTGGTCGCTTTAACGCTTGCTTCCTCACAATTCGGACCCCGATTGATCAGAAATTTTATGTATGTACGATTAAATCAGGTAGTTTTAGGAACGTATATTTCAACATATATTTATTGCCTTATCGTATTAAATACAATAAAAGATACCGAAGATTACAAGTTTATTCCTTCATTATCTATCTTATTCTCCATTCTTTTTGCGGTGATGAATATTGTGCTGCTTATTATATTTATCCATCGTATTGCGATAAGTATTCAGGCCGATCATGTTATTTCGGAAATTTCTGTTTCCATCGGCAAAGAAGTCAAAAAATTATTTCCCGAAACTGAAGATGATAAGCAGGAAGAACCAATTATTGCTGATTTAAAAGAAGAAACCGCAATTTATCGGAAGGAAATATCTATTCCTGCCACTCAATATGGATATGTACAATATGTCGATATTGATGCTTTATTACAATTGGCTACAGAGAGTAAAAGCCTTATAAAACTCAATTATAGACCTGGAAGTTACATTGTAAAAGGAATTGATTTGGGTACTTTTTATTATCATGAGATTGAAGAAGATATTTTAGAAAAAATACAAAAGCAGTTTATTTTGGGAAGCGCAAGAACGTCACAGCAGGATATTGAATTGTCTATTCACCAGATGGTAGAAATTGCGGTACGAGCGTTGTCTCCGGGAGTAAATGATCCGTATACTGCGATTTCCTGTATAGATAATCTGACTTCCACACTGTGTTATCTGTCAACTAAAAAATTTCCGCCAAGCTATCGTTTTGATGACGAAGAAAATCTTCGCGTAATTACCAATGCATATGATTTTGAACTGGTTACTGATGTTGCTTTCAATCAGATAAGATTATATTCTTCCGGGAATACTGCCGTCGTTCTCAAATTAATGGATGCTTTGGTGCTTATACATAAAATGGTAAAAAACCAAAAATATAAAGACGCTGCAAAGAAACATGCAAGAAAGGTGCTCAATGTTGGTCAGCAGTGTATAAGCGATAAAGAGGATCTTGAAATTTTAACTGAAAAATCTAAGCAAATTCTCGGATAA
- a CDS encoding cold-shock protein yields the protein MQQGTVKFFNETKGFGFITPSAGGQDIFVHTSGLIDNIRENDVVTFDLQNGNKGVNAVNVKIA from the coding sequence ATGCAACAAGGAACAGTAAAATTCTTTAACGAAACAAAAGGATTTGGTTTTATTACTCCATCAGCTGGTGGTCAAGACATTTTCGTACACACTTCAGGTCTAATTGATAATATTCGTGAAAATGATGTCGTAACATTCGATTTACAAAATGGAAACAAAGGTGTTAATGCAGTTAACGTTAAAATAGCGTAA